One Natrinema longum genomic window carries:
- a CDS encoding hemolysin family protein has translation MVAADLAFSFGRLLFAFFLVFLNGFFVAAEFAYVRIRPTQIQTLVDEGRSSAKLVQEAEENLDDYLATTQLGITIASLGLGWVGEPAIASLLEPVLGPMLPAGTLHLVSIAIGFSIITFLHVVFGELAPKTLAIADAERIALLVAAPMKFFYYIFIPGIIVFNGTANFFTRLIGVAPASERDESHSEEEILRIVSQSGRQGAVEMAEVEMIESIFDLSDTVAREVMIPRPDVVTVRAGMPLSELRGVAASGTYTRFPVVDEEADQPVVGFVHAKDVLQAIETADGGDEPTAHDLARDIIIVPETRRIDEVLGEFRRQNVQMAVVIDEWGAFEGILTIEDVIEEVVGEIQDEFDVAEMEPSVDELPDGRYAMDGGVSLADVNELLGTAFEGDAFDTIGGLVLSRLGRAPEIGDAIEADGYEVTVEDVEGTRISSVIVSEVVPEAEESTD, from the coding sequence ATGGTAGCGGCGGATCTCGCCTTCTCGTTCGGGCGACTCCTCTTTGCCTTCTTCCTGGTCTTCCTGAACGGCTTTTTCGTCGCCGCAGAGTTCGCGTACGTCCGCATCCGGCCGACGCAGATCCAGACCCTGGTCGACGAGGGCCGGTCGTCGGCGAAACTCGTCCAGGAGGCCGAGGAGAACCTGGACGACTACCTCGCGACGACCCAGCTGGGGATCACGATCGCCTCGCTGGGGCTGGGGTGGGTCGGTGAACCCGCCATCGCTTCGCTTCTCGAGCCCGTGTTAGGGCCGATGCTCCCCGCGGGAACGCTTCATCTCGTGTCGATCGCGATCGGATTCAGCATCATCACCTTCCTACACGTCGTCTTCGGGGAGCTCGCGCCCAAGACCCTCGCCATCGCCGACGCCGAACGGATCGCGTTGCTCGTCGCCGCGCCGATGAAGTTCTTCTACTACATCTTCATCCCCGGGATTATCGTGTTCAACGGCACGGCGAACTTCTTCACCCGACTCATCGGCGTCGCGCCGGCCTCCGAGCGCGACGAGAGTCACAGCGAGGAAGAGATCCTGCGGATCGTTTCCCAGTCGGGCCGACAGGGTGCCGTCGAGATGGCGGAAGTCGAGATGATCGAATCGATCTTCGACCTCAGCGACACGGTCGCTCGAGAGGTGATGATCCCCCGCCCTGACGTCGTTACCGTCCGCGCCGGGATGCCACTCTCGGAGCTCCGGGGCGTGGCGGCCAGCGGGACCTACACCCGGTTCCCCGTGGTCGACGAGGAGGCTGACCAGCCCGTCGTCGGATTCGTTCACGCGAAAGACGTGCTGCAGGCCATCGAGACCGCGGACGGCGGCGACGAACCGACCGCTCACGATCTCGCTCGAGACATCATCATCGTCCCCGAGACTCGACGGATCGACGAGGTTCTCGGGGAATTCCGTCGGCAGAACGTCCAGATGGCCGTCGTCATCGACGAGTGGGGTGCCTTCGAGGGCATCCTCACCATCGAGGACGTCATCGAGGAAGTCGTCGGAGAGATCCAAGACGAGTTCGACGTCGCCGAAATGGAGCCCTCGGTCGACGAACTCCCCGACGGCCGCTACGCCATGGACGGCGGGGTCTCCCTGGCGGACGTCAACGAACTCCTCGGTACGGCGTTCGAAGGCGATGCGTTCGACACCATCGGCGGCCTCGTGTTGAGTCGCCTCGGCCGCGCACCGGAAATCGGCGACGCGATCGAAGCCGACGGCTACGAGGTGACCGTCGAGGACGTGGAGGGGACGCGGATCTCGAGCGTGATCGTGAGCGAGGTCGTCCCGGAGGCCGAGGAGTCGACCGATTGA
- a CDS encoding replication factor C large subunit: protein MTDWTETYRPTTLSEVRGNNKARDQLEEWAKSWDDHRKSVIVHGSPGVGKTSAAHALANDMGWPVMELNASDSRGADVIERIAGEAAKSGTLTGGESGRRLVILDEADNFHGNADYGGSREVTRVVKDANQPIVLVANEFYDMSQSLRNSCETIEFRDVSKRSIVPVLRDICRREGVAFEEEALEKIAESTSGDLRSAVNDLQAVAEETERLTVEDVVTSERDTTEGIFDFLDELIKEKDAEGALRASYDVDETPDDLLNWIEDNVPKDYEGAELADAYEFLSNADRWLGRVRATQDYSYWRYATDNMTAGVAASRRGDKGGWTRYGPPSYWSKLGRTKGTRNTRDSIAERIAEREGASVATARREILPFLSAMTHHCKNRDLTVRMAAAYDLDEADVSFVTGSGKDTNKVASIVEDADELKTTEAVEHSGNAFFTPDDSRSDADETIDGEENGGEEDGDQNGQRTLTASEDDDPDRSATAAGDRSASDDSATADEPDDDQSGLSDFM, encoded by the coding sequence ATGACCGACTGGACGGAGACGTACCGCCCGACGACGCTGTCGGAGGTACGCGGGAACAACAAGGCCCGCGACCAACTCGAGGAGTGGGCTAAAAGCTGGGACGACCACCGGAAGTCGGTGATCGTCCACGGCAGCCCCGGCGTCGGGAAGACCTCCGCCGCCCACGCGCTGGCCAACGACATGGGCTGGCCGGTGATGGAACTCAACGCCAGCGACAGCCGAGGGGCCGACGTCATCGAGCGGATCGCGGGGGAGGCCGCCAAGAGCGGGACGCTCACCGGCGGCGAGTCGGGTCGGCGGCTGGTCATCTTAGACGAGGCGGACAACTTCCACGGCAACGCCGACTACGGCGGCTCGCGGGAGGTTACCCGCGTCGTCAAGGACGCCAACCAGCCCATCGTGCTCGTGGCAAACGAGTTCTACGACATGAGCCAGTCGCTGCGCAACTCCTGTGAGACGATCGAGTTCCGTGACGTCTCGAAACGGTCGATCGTCCCCGTGCTGCGGGACATCTGCCGACGCGAGGGCGTCGCGTTCGAGGAGGAAGCCCTCGAGAAGATCGCCGAGTCGACGAGCGGCGACCTTCGGTCGGCGGTCAACGACCTGCAGGCGGTCGCCGAGGAGACCGAGCGGTTGACCGTCGAGGACGTGGTGACGAGCGAGCGCGACACCACCGAGGGGATCTTCGATTTCCTCGACGAGCTAATCAAAGAGAAAGACGCCGAAGGTGCGCTACGAGCCTCCTACGATGTCGACGAGACGCCCGACGACCTGCTCAACTGGATCGAGGACAACGTCCCGAAGGACTACGAGGGGGCCGAACTCGCCGACGCCTACGAGTTCCTCTCGAACGCCGACCGCTGGCTGGGCCGGGTTCGAGCCACGCAGGACTACTCCTACTGGCGATACGCGACCGACAACATGACCGCCGGCGTCGCCGCCTCGAGACGCGGCGACAAGGGTGGCTGGACCCGCTATGGCCCGCCGAGCTACTGGTCGAAACTCGGCCGGACCAAGGGGACCCGCAACACCCGCGATTCGATCGCCGAACGTATCGCCGAACGGGAGGGTGCAAGCGTCGCCACCGCTCGCCGGGAGATCCTCCCGTTCCTCTCGGCGATGACCCACCACTGCAAGAACCGAGATCTGACCGTCCGCATGGCGGCTGCCTACGATCTCGACGAGGCCGACGTCTCGTTCGTCACCGGAAGCGGGAAAGACACCAACAAGGTCGCGTCGATCGTCGAGGACGCCGACGAACTGAAAACCACGGAAGCGGTCGAGCACTCGGGCAACGCCTTCTTCACGCCGGACGACTCGCGTTCGGACGCCGACGAGACGATCGACGGGGAGGAAAACGGCGGCGAAGAAGACGGCGACCAGAACGGGCAACGGACGCTTACGGCCTCGGAAGACGACGATCCAGACCGATCGGCCACGGCGGCGGGTGACCGATCGGCGTCCGACGATTCGGCGACGGCCGACGAACCGGACGACGATCAGTCGGGATTGAGTGACTTCATGTAG
- the bioD gene encoding dethiobiotin synthase: MTGTQPIAVVGTGTGVGKTVITAGLTHMLRDAGHEARAIKPAQTGHPPDDDAKFVAAACDDPDAATCPRFLEPALAPRVAAAVADEPLAYERIREACEREIEATPVPIVEGIGGLRVPLAGDREVIDLVADLEAAAVVVTRSGLGTLNHTALSIDALEARGIDVRGIVVNEYAGETLAERTNPDELERMTGYSVETVPPLANGDDGETTPREFAAGVSDALSPALYDRLPVETPR; this comes from the coding sequence GTGACTGGGACCCAGCCGATCGCCGTGGTCGGGACCGGGACCGGCGTCGGGAAGACGGTTATTACGGCCGGGCTGACACACATGCTCCGGGACGCCGGCCACGAGGCACGAGCGATCAAACCGGCCCAGACCGGCCACCCGCCGGACGACGACGCCAAGTTCGTCGCCGCGGCCTGTGACGATCCCGACGCCGCGACCTGTCCACGCTTCCTCGAGCCGGCGCTGGCTCCCCGCGTCGCAGCCGCCGTCGCCGACGAACCGCTCGCGTACGAACGTATCCGCGAGGCCTGCGAACGCGAGATCGAGGCGACGCCGGTCCCGATCGTCGAGGGAATCGGCGGTCTCCGTGTGCCCCTGGCCGGCGACCGTGAAGTGATCGACCTCGTCGCCGACCTCGAGGCCGCGGCGGTCGTCGTCACGCGGTCGGGACTGGGCACCCTCAATCACACCGCGCTCTCGATCGACGCGCTCGAGGCCCGCGGGATCGACGTCCGTGGGATCGTCGTCAACGAGTACGCAGGCGAAACGCTCGCCGAACGGACCAATCCCGACGAACTCGAGCGGATGACCGGCTATTCGGTCGAGACGGTGCCGCCGCTGGCGAACGGTGACGACGGTGAGACGACGCCGCGGGAGTTCGCTGCCGGCGTCAGCGACGCACTCTCGCCGGCGTTGTACGATCGCCTTCCGGTAGAAACGCCTCGGTAA
- a CDS encoding aminotransferase class I/II-fold pyridoxal phosphate-dependent enzyme, giving the protein MADRGFDLEDRLETLEDDDLKRSLSPVDRVAERGYFADPSGGDLPVLDSAEALVFASNNYLGLTDDQRVQDAARGAAATVGTGAGASRLVTGDTLVHRDLERLLTEVKGTDRALTFSSGYAANLGTITALEPDVVFSDELNHASIIDGCRLADTDTVVYDHCDAASLRSKLEERARTAAQDGRDPDAESWLIVTDSVFSMDGTVAPLAAICDAAEEFGAWVMVDEAHATGLYANGGGVVQAEGLEDRVQVQMGTLSKALASQGGYVAGSAALIDCLINDARSFVFSTGLTPPAAAAASEALHVARHSDVRDQLWENVAHLRDGLESMGFEVWGDSQILPVVVGDRTDAIALADGIREREVVVPAIRPPTVPEGTSRLRVVPMATHDQDDIITCLEAFQAAGEEVGVL; this is encoded by the coding sequence ATGGCCGACCGCGGGTTCGACCTCGAGGACCGACTCGAAACCCTCGAGGATGACGATTTGAAACGTTCGTTATCGCCCGTCGATCGGGTCGCCGAGCGCGGCTACTTCGCCGACCCCTCCGGCGGCGACCTGCCAGTCCTCGACTCGGCCGAGGCGCTGGTCTTCGCGTCGAACAACTATCTGGGATTGACCGACGATCAGCGGGTACAGGACGCGGCTCGGGGGGCCGCCGCGACCGTCGGAACGGGTGCCGGCGCGAGTCGGCTCGTCACCGGCGACACGCTGGTCCACCGCGACCTCGAACGGCTACTCACCGAGGTCAAGGGGACCGATCGCGCGCTGACCTTTTCCTCCGGGTACGCCGCGAACCTCGGGACGATCACTGCCCTCGAGCCGGACGTCGTCTTCTCGGACGAACTCAATCACGCGAGTATCATCGACGGCTGTCGGCTCGCGGACACCGACACCGTCGTCTACGACCACTGTGACGCCGCGAGCCTGCGATCGAAGCTCGAGGAACGCGCCCGAACGGCTGCCCAGGACGGTCGAGACCCGGACGCGGAATCGTGGCTGATCGTCACCGACTCGGTGTTCAGTATGGACGGGACCGTCGCCCCGCTCGCTGCCATCTGCGACGCCGCCGAGGAGTTCGGTGCGTGGGTGATGGTCGACGAGGCCCACGCGACGGGGCTCTACGCCAACGGCGGCGGCGTCGTTCAGGCGGAGGGGCTCGAGGACCGCGTCCAGGTGCAGATGGGGACGCTCTCGAAGGCCCTGGCGAGTCAGGGCGGCTACGTCGCCGGCAGCGCGGCGTTGATCGACTGTCTGATCAACGACGCGCGGTCGTTCGTCTTCTCGACCGGCCTCACGCCGCCGGCCGCTGCGGCCGCCAGCGAGGCGCTGCACGTCGCCCGTCACAGCGACGTGCGAGACCAGCTCTGGGAGAACGTCGCCCACCTCCGCGACGGCCTCGAGTCGATGGGGTTCGAGGTCTGGGGCGACTCGCAGATCCTCCCGGTGGTCGTTGGCGACCGGACAGACGCGATCGCACTCGCCGATGGGATCCGGGAGCGTGAGGTCGTCGTCCCGGCGATCCGGCCACCAACCGTCCCGGAGGGAACGAGTCGTCTTCGCGTCGTGCCGATGGCTACGCACGATCAGGACGACATCATCACCTGTCTCGAGGCCTTCCAGGCGGCGGGCGAGGAGGTTGGGGTACTGTGA
- a CDS encoding transcriptional regulator, translating to MDEITFAVLGTGGIGRRAFEVSQHKDALTPVAACDRHGVAVDFDGLDVDELLAATEGNIDNEVATDGGTGATAAESGVKQHGERKGVVASSQARRSEDPIQDIIDHGDRIDAVLLALPNYEHDFIPRTADRFAEGDYSGVMIDVLKRSRVIDMLDDRSDEFEDAGITFICGAGATPGLLTGAAALAAQSFVEVTSVDIWWGVGLKSGYEDNRGTVREDIAHLPEYDIETARELSEDEIEAIIDDHDGVIEFEDMEHADDVLLERAGVCDAEDVAVGGILDVRNDEKPTTTTVRVTGRTFDGETATNTFQLGDETSMEANVNGPALGYLKAGVRRNRAGEYGVFGPADLMPGF from the coding sequence ATGGACGAAATCACGTTTGCGGTACTCGGAACCGGCGGTATCGGCCGACGAGCATTCGAAGTGAGCCAGCACAAGGACGCGTTGACGCCCGTCGCGGCGTGTGACCGCCACGGCGTCGCCGTCGACTTCGACGGCCTCGACGTCGACGAACTGCTCGCGGCGACGGAAGGGAATATCGACAACGAGGTCGCGACCGATGGAGGGACGGGTGCAACTGCAGCCGAAAGCGGCGTCAAACAACACGGTGAACGGAAGGGCGTCGTCGCCTCGAGCCAGGCTCGACGCAGTGAAGATCCGATTCAGGATATCATCGACCACGGCGACCGGATCGACGCCGTCTTGCTCGCCCTGCCGAACTACGAGCACGACTTCATTCCCCGAACCGCCGACCGCTTCGCCGAGGGGGACTACTCCGGGGTCATGATCGACGTGCTCAAGCGCTCGCGCGTGATCGACATGCTCGACGATCGCAGCGACGAGTTCGAGGACGCCGGCATCACCTTCATCTGTGGCGCGGGCGCGACGCCCGGGCTGCTCACCGGTGCGGCGGCGCTTGCGGCCCAGTCGTTCGTCGAGGTCACGTCCGTCGACATCTGGTGGGGCGTCGGCCTCAAGTCCGGCTACGAGGACAATCGCGGGACGGTCCGCGAGGACATCGCCCACCTCCCCGAGTACGACATCGAGACCGCCCGCGAACTCTCCGAGGACGAGATCGAAGCGATCATCGACGACCACGACGGCGTCATCGAGTTCGAGGACATGGAACACGCCGACGACGTCCTCCTCGAGCGCGCGGGCGTCTGCGACGCCGAGGACGTCGCGGTCGGCGGGATCCTCGACGTGCGCAACGACGAGAAGCCGACGACGACCACGGTTCGCGTGACCGGCCGGACCTTCGACGGCGAGACGGCGACGAACACCTTCCAGCTCGGCGACGAAACGAGTATGGAAGCCAACGTCAACGGCCCCGCGCTGGGCTACCTGAAAGCCGGCGTGCGGCGGAATCGCGCCGGCGAATACGGCGTGTTCGGACCGGCCGATCTGATGCCCGGCTTCTGA
- the bioB gene encoding biotin synthase BioB, with protein sequence MVYETGNETVDDALEQVMAGERLDRTDGLALMAQPVEALAEAGATVRDHFGDGTVDACSIVNAKAGNCAEDCGFCAQSVHFDTGIDTYGFLGPEKILEAAKRAEADGAQRFGIVVAEKGVSKEHRPEEWAEVLESIRLVRDECDLEVDASLGILTEEEAAILAEEGINHYNHNIETSPNYFPEIVESHRFEDRVRTLEVAKEAGMDLCAGVILGMGETPTDRVEAAIALQDIGISSLPVNVLNPVAGTPLAERGVDISTEEIVKTVAVYKLLHPDSRVRLTGGREVNLEPDEQHLPLEAGADGLLTGDYLTTEGQSPGDDIEIIERAGLEPNMDTNEFDPEEVKARHSGAVESSTDGTASTGAEPSDD encoded by the coding sequence GTGGTTTACGAGACTGGAAACGAGACGGTCGACGACGCACTCGAGCAGGTCATGGCCGGGGAGCGGCTCGATCGGACGGACGGGCTCGCGTTGATGGCCCAACCGGTCGAGGCGCTCGCGGAGGCCGGCGCGACCGTGCGCGATCACTTCGGTGACGGCACGGTCGACGCCTGCTCGATCGTCAACGCGAAGGCGGGCAACTGCGCGGAGGACTGTGGGTTCTGTGCCCAGTCGGTCCACTTCGACACCGGCATCGACACCTACGGCTTCCTCGGTCCGGAGAAGATCCTCGAGGCCGCCAAGCGTGCGGAGGCCGACGGGGCCCAGCGGTTCGGGATCGTCGTCGCCGAGAAGGGTGTCTCGAAGGAACACCGGCCCGAAGAGTGGGCGGAGGTCCTCGAATCCATTCGGCTCGTCCGTGACGAGTGCGACCTCGAGGTCGACGCTTCCCTCGGGATTCTCACCGAGGAGGAGGCCGCGATCCTCGCCGAGGAGGGGATCAATCACTACAATCACAACATCGAGACCTCCCCGAATTACTTCCCCGAGATCGTCGAGAGCCACAGGTTCGAAGACCGGGTCCGGACCCTCGAGGTCGCCAAGGAGGCCGGCATGGACCTCTGTGCGGGCGTGATCCTCGGGATGGGCGAGACGCCGACCGACCGGGTCGAGGCCGCGATCGCCCTGCAGGACATCGGGATCTCCTCGCTGCCGGTCAACGTCCTCAACCCGGTCGCCGGGACGCCGCTGGCCGAGCGAGGAGTCGACATCAGCACCGAAGAGATCGTCAAGACGGTCGCGGTGTACAAACTGCTCCACCCCGATTCGCGGGTCCGCCTGACCGGCGGCCGCGAGGTCAACCTCGAGCCCGACGAGCAGCACCTGCCGCTGGAAGCCGGCGCGGACGGGCTCCTCACCGGGGACTACCTCACGACCGAGGGCCAGTCGCCCGGCGACGACATCGAAATCATCGAGCGCGCGGGGCTGGAGCCGAACATGGACACCAACGAGTTCGATCCCGAGGAAGTCAAGGCCCGCCACAGCGGCGCTGTGGAATCGTCGACCGACGGAACGGCGAGTACGGGTGCGGAACCGAGCGACGACTAG
- a CDS encoding haloalkane dehalogenase yields the protein MVVSVPAERFEDVPDFDYDPQYVSVGELDMAYVETGDESADGGDETFLCLHGEPTWSFLYRKMMPILAERGRVVVPDLIGCGRSDRYEDREEYTVEMHYDALRTFVEELELTNVTLVCQDWGGLLGLSLAANQPERFARLVPMNTGLPDGTQEMTETWHAFAEMVATAEELDIGDLVENGCYRELSADVVDAYRAPFPDERYMAGARTFPGLVPQSPDDPGAELFADARDRLAEWEKPAFVLFAEHDPITADNRDPLRELVPTASEQPDVWIDEAAHFLQEDAGERIARRIVDFVDRTPSTSSSSS from the coding sequence ATGGTTGTTAGTGTCCCAGCGGAACGATTCGAGGACGTGCCGGATTTCGACTACGACCCACAGTACGTAAGCGTCGGCGAGCTGGACATGGCGTACGTCGAAACCGGTGATGAGAGCGCCGACGGGGGCGACGAAACGTTCCTCTGTCTGCACGGCGAACCGACGTGGTCGTTCCTCTACCGGAAGATGATGCCCATCCTCGCCGAGCGCGGCCGCGTGGTCGTGCCCGATCTGATCGGATGCGGGCGATCCGACAGGTACGAGGACCGCGAGGAGTACACCGTCGAGATGCATTACGACGCGCTCCGGACGTTCGTCGAGGAACTCGAGTTGACGAACGTCACGCTGGTCTGCCAGGACTGGGGTGGACTGTTGGGGCTCTCGTTGGCGGCGAATCAGCCCGAGCGGTTCGCCCGTCTGGTCCCGATGAACACCGGCCTTCCGGACGGCACACAGGAGATGACCGAGACCTGGCACGCGTTCGCCGAGATGGTGGCGACCGCCGAGGAATTGGATATCGGCGACCTCGTCGAAAACGGCTGTTACCGTGAGCTCTCCGCGGACGTGGTCGACGCCTACCGTGCGCCGTTCCCGGACGAACGATACATGGCAGGTGCTCGGACGTTTCCGGGGCTGGTACCACAGTCACCCGACGATCCCGGGGCAGAGCTGTTCGCGGACGCCCGGGATCGACTCGCCGAGTGGGAGAAGCCGGCGTTCGTCCTCTTCGCCGAGCACGATCCGATCACGGCCGACAACCGCGATCCGTTGCGCGAACTCGTTCCGACTGCGAGCGAGCAACCCGACGTCTGGATCGACGAAGCCGCACACTTCCTGCAGGAAGACGCCGGCGAGAGAATCGCGAGGCGAATCGTCGACTTCGTCGATCGGACACCGTCGACCAGCAGTAGCAGCTCCTGA
- the sucD gene encoding succinate--CoA ligase subunit alpha has product MSVLVDDDTRVVVQGITGGEGKFHAEQMMEYGTDVVAGAVPGKGGQEVSGVPVYDTVHEAVDEENADTSVIFVPPAFAGDAVFESLDSGLDLAVAITEGIPTQDMARVNKRLSETDTRLIGPNCPGLITPGEAKLGILPGNIFAEGNVGLVSRSGTLTYQVVDSLTNRGIGQTTAIGIGGDPIIGTDFVDALELFEDDPDTDAIVMCGEIGGEDEEEAAAFIDDYVDTPVAGFIAGRTAPPGKRMGHAGAIVSGSGTGTAESKISALNDAGVPVGDTPEEVADHIEEFLA; this is encoded by the coding sequence ATGAGCGTACTAGTCGACGACGACACGCGCGTCGTGGTACAGGGCATCACCGGTGGGGAAGGCAAGTTCCACGCCGAGCAGATGATGGAGTACGGGACCGACGTCGTCGCCGGCGCGGTCCCCGGTAAGGGCGGGCAGGAAGTCAGCGGCGTTCCCGTCTACGACACGGTCCACGAAGCGGTCGACGAGGAGAACGCGGACACGTCCGTGATCTTCGTCCCGCCGGCCTTTGCCGGCGATGCGGTCTTCGAATCGCTCGACTCCGGTCTCGACCTCGCGGTCGCGATTACCGAAGGAATTCCGACCCAGGACATGGCGCGGGTCAACAAGCGCCTCTCCGAGACGGACACCCGCCTCATCGGCCCGAACTGTCCCGGCCTCATCACGCCCGGCGAGGCCAAACTGGGCATTCTCCCCGGCAACATCTTCGCCGAGGGCAACGTCGGACTCGTCTCCCGATCGGGAACGCTGACCTATCAGGTCGTCGATAGCCTGACCAACCGTGGTATCGGACAGACCACGGCCATCGGTATCGGCGGCGACCCGATCATCGGGACGGACTTCGTCGACGCCCTCGAACTGTTCGAGGACGACCCCGACACCGACGCCATCGTCATGTGCGGTGAGATCGGTGGGGAAGACGAGGAGGAAGCGGCCGCGTTCATCGACGACTACGTCGACACGCCGGTCGCCGGCTTCATCGCCGGCCGCACGGCCCCGCCAGGAAAGCGAATGGGCCACGCCGGCGCAATCGTCTCCGGTTCCGGGACCGGGACCGCCGAGAGCAAGATCTCGGCGCTCAACGACGCCGGCGTCCCCGTCGGCGACACCCCCGAGGAAGTCGCCGACCACATCGAAGAGTTCCTCGCGTAA
- the sucC gene encoding ADP-forming succinate--CoA ligase subunit beta — translation MKLHEYQAKGVFADAGIPTPDSKLASDVDGVVDAAEEIGYPVAVKAQVQVGGRGKAGGIKLVEDADEARDAADSILGMDLKGYHVDRVLVEEAVDFVNELYVGITMDRGEGKPVAMVSTKGGVNIEEVAEEDPDAIAREHIDPSFGMHPYQARKAVYDAGVDQSVARDVSSVLTTLYQLWDDKDGADAEINPLMVTADDEVIAADAVMNIDEDALFRQPELAEMEEEAAGGDELEQKADEYGFDYVRLDGNVGIIGNGAGLVMTTLDLVDYYGGEPANFLDVGGGAKAARIANALDMVFSDDNVDSVVFNIFGGITRGDEVARGINEALEQFDEIPKPVVVRLAGTNWEEGMEILNEDLVTVEQTLEDAVQRAVEYAGEVNDQ, via the coding sequence ATGAAATTACACGAGTATCAGGCGAAGGGCGTCTTCGCCGATGCCGGGATTCCGACGCCGGATTCGAAGCTCGCTTCGGACGTCGACGGCGTCGTCGACGCGGCGGAGGAAATCGGGTATCCAGTCGCGGTGAAAGCGCAGGTACAGGTCGGCGGCCGGGGGAAGGCCGGCGGGATCAAACTCGTCGAGGACGCGGACGAGGCTCGGGACGCGGCCGACTCGATCCTCGGCATGGATCTGAAGGGGTATCACGTCGATCGCGTCCTCGTCGAGGAAGCGGTCGACTTCGTGAACGAACTCTACGTCGGGATCACGATGGATCGGGGCGAAGGCAAACCCGTCGCGATGGTCTCGACCAAAGGCGGGGTCAACATCGAAGAGGTCGCCGAGGAAGACCCCGACGCGATCGCCCGCGAACACATCGACCCCTCCTTCGGGATGCATCCCTATCAGGCCCGCAAGGCCGTCTACGACGCTGGCGTCGATCAGTCGGTCGCGCGCGACGTCTCGAGCGTTCTCACGACGCTCTATCAGCTCTGGGACGACAAGGACGGTGCCGACGCCGAGATCAACCCGCTGATGGTCACGGCCGACGACGAGGTCATCGCGGCCGACGCCGTGATGAACATCGACGAGGACGCGCTGTTCCGCCAGCCCGAACTCGCCGAGATGGAAGAGGAAGCGGCCGGCGGCGACGAACTCGAGCAGAAGGCCGACGAGTACGGCTTCGACTACGTCCGACTGGACGGTAACGTCGGCATCATCGGCAACGGTGCGGGGCTCGTGATGACGACGCTCGACCTGGTCGACTACTACGGCGGCGAACCCGCCAACTTCCTCGACGTGGGTGGCGGCGCGAAGGCCGCCCGCATCGCGAACGCGCTCGATATGGTGTTCTCCGACGACAACGTCGATTCGGTCGTCTTCAACATCTTCGGCGGGATCACGCGCGGCGACGAGGTCGCCCGCGGGATCAACGAAGCGCTCGAGCAGTTCGACGAGATCCCCAAGCCGGTCGTCGTCCGACTGGCCGGGACCAACTGGGAGGAGGGCATGGAGATTCTGAACGAGGACCTCGTGACGGTCGAACAGACCCTCGAGGACGCGGTCCAGCGTGCCGTCGAGTACGCTGGGGAGGTGAACGACCAATGA
- a CDS encoding UbiA family prenyltransferase — protein sequence MAASVKHALRVLVHSNLFISLATVSVAVTTVLLADLPLEPVPLFIVFAATVFVYTVNRFTDLEEDEQNVPQRAAFTKRYGRFWLTFGIVLYVAAIGVGVALGLAGVVYMLLPLVVVFLYSVGGVKQLFLVKNLVVGFAWGAIPLGVGYYYDRLLAHEILFLFAYITIMITIAAVIFDVKDIQGDRSEGIPTIPNRYGPRRTRLLSLVATVAVAAGVVALVGFGTLSQEFLVVLAMNAYVCLYIPFATPDRGPLYYGFVVDGEHVFLAAVVVVLEWLVW from the coding sequence TTGGCGGCATCCGTCAAGCACGCGCTCCGGGTTCTGGTTCACAGCAACCTTTTCATTTCGCTGGCGACGGTTAGCGTCGCCGTGACGACCGTCCTCCTCGCGGACCTTCCCCTCGAGCCGGTGCCGCTTTTCATCGTCTTCGCGGCCACGGTATTCGTCTACACCGTCAACCGATTTACCGACCTCGAGGAGGACGAGCAGAACGTCCCGCAACGTGCGGCGTTTACGAAGCGATACGGTCGGTTCTGGTTGACGTTCGGTATCGTTCTCTACGTCGCTGCGATCGGGGTCGGCGTCGCGCTCGGACTGGCCGGTGTGGTGTACATGCTTCTCCCGCTGGTCGTCGTTTTCCTGTATTCCGTCGGCGGCGTCAAGCAACTCTTTCTCGTCAAGAACCTCGTCGTCGGCTTCGCCTGGGGCGCGATCCCGCTGGGCGTGGGCTACTACTACGATCGACTGCTCGCCCACGAGATCCTGTTCCTGTTCGCCTACATCACGATCATGATCACCATCGCTGCGGTGATCTTCGACGTCAAGGACATCCAGGGCGACCGTTCCGAGGGGATTCCGACGATACCCAACCGCTACGGCCCGCGGCGGACCCGACTCCTGTCCCTGGTCGCGACCGTCGCTGTCGCTGCGGGTGTCGTCGCTCTCGTCGGCTTCGGGACGCTCTCACAGGAGTTCCTCGTCGTCCTCGCGATGAACGCCTACGTCTGTCTCTACATCCCGTTCGCGACCCCCGATCGCGGCCCGCTGTACTACGGGTTCGTCGTCGACGGCGAACACGTCTTCCTCGCCGCCGTCGTCGTCGTCCTCGAGTGGCTGGTCTGGTGA